Within the Pirellulales bacterium genome, the region GCTGGCGATCGGCGAGTTCGAGTTGCGTAATGCGGCGCTGCATGACATCGATTTCGCCGGGAACGCTTTCGAGTTCCATCGCTAAGCGGCTGGCGGCTTCGTCCACCAAATCGATGGCTTTGTCGGGCAGGAAGCGGTCGGTGATGTAGCGGTGCGAAAGTTTTGCAGCAGCGACGAGCGCCGAGTCTTTGATTTTGACGTTGTGATGAGCTTCGTAACGCGGTTTCAGACCGCGGAGAATCGCAATCGTATCCTCGACCGACGGTTCGCCGACGTAGACGGGCTGGAAGCGGCGTTCGAGGGCGGCGTCTTTTTCGATGTGCTTGCGATATTCGTCGAGCGTGGTCGCACCGATGCAACGGAGTTCGCCCCGGGCAAGGGCGGGTTTTAGCAAATTGGCGGCGTCAGTGGCTCCTTCGGCGGCTCCGGCGCCAATCATGGTGTGGAGTTCGTCGATGAAGAGGATCACAGATCCATTCGACGATTCGACTTCGCGAAGGACGGCTTTGAGGCGATCCTCAAATTCGCCGCGGTATTTTGCGCCAGCGATGAGCGCGCCAAGGTCGAGTGCGATGACGCGCTTATTCTTTAAGCTGTCTGGCACGTCGCTTTGGACGATTCGCAGGGCTAATCCCTCGGCTATCGCCGTCTTGCCGACGCCTGGCTCACCGATCAGCACGGGGTTGTTTTTCGTGCGCCGCGAGAGAACTTGAATGACGCGGCGGATTTCTTGGTCGCGGCCGATCACCGGGTCGAGCTTGCCCTGGCGGGCGCGTTCGACGAGGTCGATGCCATATTTTTGCAGCGCCTGAAACTTGCCTTCGGGTGCCTGATCGGTCACACGGGCTGAACCGCGGACGGTGCGCATCGCTTCGAGCAGTTCATGCTCGCCGACGGCATTAAATTTGAGGATGTTCTTCGCCTTGGAATCAGCTTTCGTCAGCGCGAGCAGCAAGTGCTCGGTTGAGACAAAGTCGTCTTTCATCGTGCTGGCTTCGCGCTGCGCAGCATCGAAAACCTGCGAGAGGTCCGAGCTAATGCCGGGCTGGCCAGCCGAGCCGCTTTGCTTGGGAAAATGGCCAAGTTCCCCTTGCACCATGCGGGTAAGCTGGTCGCGATTGACGCCGATCTTATCGAGCAGCGGCTTGACGATGCCTTCTTCTTCGCCGAGTAAGGCGGCAAGCAAGTGCAAGGGATCGATTTGCGGATTTCCAGCGTCGGCAGCAAGTTCTTGGGCGTGCTGGACGGCTTCTTGGGCTTTGATGGTTAGCTTGTCGAATCTAAATGCCATTGTTGTTTTTTTGTCAGTGGTCGGTGATCGGTGGTGGGCAGCAAGCAGGAGTAGGTCTCACCCGCAACTCCCAACGGACGATTTCATGAAAAAACCCCGGCCAGGATGGGCCGGGGCATAACGGGTTTCGTTGTCTTCCGGCCGTGCGTCACTCCTTGACTTCGAATTCGGCATCAATGGCATCTTCTTCGGCTGGCTTCGGTTGCGGACCGTCGTTCGGCGCCCCACCGGCGGCTGCAGCCCCTGCTGCTCCAGCGGCTTGGGTGGCTTCGTAGAGCGTCTTGCTGAAGGCGTGCGAGGCTTGTTCAAGCTGGTCAATGGCTGACTTGATTGCGTCGGCGTTGTCTTCCTTCGCTGCGTCGCGCACCTTCTTAATCGCCGCTTCGAGGGCCGACTTGTCCGTCTCCTTTAGCTTATCGGCGTGCTCCTTCATCATTTTCTCAAGCTGGAAGCACATCGACTCGCCGCGGTTGCGCTGCTCGGCCAAATCGCGCTTGCGTTTATCCTCTTCAGCGTGCAACTCGGCGTCTTTCTGCATCTTCTGAATTTCGGTTTCGTTCAAGCCGCTCGATTGTTCGATGCGAACTTTAGCTTCTTTGCCCGTGCCGAGGTCTTTGGCCGACACATTCAAAATGCCGTTGGCGTCGATATCGAACTTGACCTCGATCTGTGGCATGCCGCGCGGGGCCGGCGGAATGCCCTCAAGGTTAAATTGACCGAGCAAGCGATTGTCGCGGGCCATCGGGCGTTCGCCCTGGAATACGCTCACGGTGACGGCCGATTGATTATCGGCCGCCGTGCTGAACACCTGCTTGCGTTCGGTCGGAATGGTGGTGTTGCGCTCGACGAGCTTGGTGAAAATGCCACCTTCGGTCTCGATCCCCAGGCTGAGTGGCGTGACGTCGAGTAGCAACACGTCCTGGACTTCGCCGGCGAGCACGCCGCCTTGAATGGCAGCGCCGACCGCAACGACTTCGTCGGGGTTCACACCTTTGTGCGGCTCTTTGTTGAAGATTTTCTTGACGAGTTCGACGACCTTCGGAATGCGAGTCGAACCGCCGACCAGCACGACTTCATCGATCTGTGATGGGGTGAGTTTGGCATCCTTCATCGCCTGCTCGACCGGCTTGCGACAGCGTTCGATGAGATGATCGACGAGTTGCTCGAATTTTGAGCGAGTGATGTTGACTTGCAAGTGCTTCGGTCCATTGGCATCGGCCGTGATGAATGGCAGATTGATGTCCGTCGAACTGGCCGAACTGAGTTCTTTCTTTGCCTTTTCGCAGGCTTCTTGCAGACGTTGGAGCGCCATCGGATCGTTACGCAGATCGATGCCGTTTTCCTTCTTGAATTCATCGGCGACGTGGTTGATGAGCACCTGGTCGAAATCATCGCCGCCGAGGTGCGTATCGCCGTTGGTGCTGACGACTTGGAACACGCCGTCGGCAACGTCGAGGACCGAGACGTCGAACGTGCCGCCACCGAGGTCGAAGACGACGATTTTTTCGTTCTTCTTCTTGTCGAGGCCGTAGGCTAGCGCGGCCGCAGTTGGCTCGTTGATGATGCGGGCCACTTCGAGGCCGGCGATTTGGCCGGCGTCTTTGGTGGCTTGTCGCTGGGCGTCGTTGAAATAGGCCGGCACGGTGATGACGGCCTTATTTACCTTGTGGCCAAGGTAAGCTTCTGCGGCTTCCTTTAATTTACGAAGGATGCGGGCCGAGATTTCCGGTGGTGTGTAATCCTTGTCGCCGACTTTGACCTTTACGTATTCTTCGGCTCCGCCGACGACTTGGTAGGGTACGATCTTCTCTTCGGACGCCACTTCATTGTGGCGACGTCCCATGAATCGTTTGATCGAGTAGACCGTCTTCTTGGGATTTGTGACGGCCTGTCGGCGAGCCAATTCGCCTACCAAGATATCTCCCTTGTCGGTGAAGGCGACGACGCTCGGTGTCAGCCGGTTGCCCTCTTGATTGGGGATGACCTTGGCTTCTTTGCCTTCCATCACGGCAACCACCGAATTGGTAGTGCCTAAATCGATACCGATGATTTTCTCGCCTGCTGCCATTGAAAAACTCCTTGAAATTCGCGAGCCGCGAGCGCAAACGACCGGAAGTCGCAGATGGCCTCTATTCCGGGCGCTTGCGCTTCCGGCTCGCTGAGCTGGATGTGCCTAAGTTCGATATTTACTTCTGGATTTTGACCGATGCTTTTTGGGTCATGCTGGACCAAAGCAAAGGCCGTGCCGAGATTTCGGCTGACGGGGCCGATCTGTAAGTCTAGAGTGGAATTGGGATTGCGTCGAGGAAGTGAGCGATTGGGCCAATATAAATAGAAGTGAAATCCCGAATCAAGCTGCCATTTTGACACCTTTTGCGGTCATGCGATGGAAATGCGATTTGGGCGGGAGTGGGCACGGAAAAACGATTTTTCACGTAGCGCAAAGATTTTTTACACGCGTTTACTCAGTGTAATTGGGATGTGACGTGCGCCGTTCAGGGCTATGATTCAGGGCTATAGTTTTAGCGGTTCTCGCGAATCTGTGAGGGGCCTGAAAGATCGAAAGCAAGGAATCCTTCCGAGATTTTGCCACAATCACAGTTCCGATGGCGATATGATTCACCTCCCTTTGGCAACATCGGGGTTGTAGGTGAATCGCAAATGCCGCTTAGCAGGATTGTTTACTTTCTTGACAACATCGGTTGCGCACAAGTACAAGGGAAACGCTTTTCGACGAATGTCGTCGGGTGATCGATCCGGAGTTCCCGCGAGCCGCGCGGAACTTGAAGCGGATATCGTTCGACAAATCACAGTGACACTCGGCTCGCGGCACGAACTGCTCGCCCAATATGGCAAAATCGAAACCGCCTGAGCGGGCTGCAAGAACGGGGTCTCGCGTGGTGACACTGGCATCGCTGCGCGCAAAAATCGATCGCCTCGACCGCGAGTTGGTGTCGTTGATGAACCAGCGAGCAAAGTTGGCGCATCAAATCGGCAAGGTCAAGGAAGCGAACGGTCAGCACGCATATGATCCGGCTCGCGAGGAAGAAGTCCTTACGCGGGTCCGCGAAAACAATCGTGGGCCACTCTCGAATTATTGCTTGAACGGCGTGTTTCGCGAACTCATCAGTGGTTCGCGGGCGCTGGAAAAAACGTTGCGCGTGGCCTATCTCGGTCCGGCCTATACGTACAGTCATTTGGCAGCAATTCAGCGTTTTGGACAAAGTGTCGAGTTCGTGCCCGTGGGAACCATCGCAGCCGTATTCGAGGAGGTTCACCGCGGCCATTGCAACTTCGGCTTGGTGCCGGTGGAAAACAGTACGGACGGCCGCATTGCGGACACCCTGGACATGTTCACGCGGCTGCCGGTGCAAATCTGCGGCGAAGCGAATTTGTCGATTCACCATTGCTTGCTCGCCACTTGCACGCGCAGTGAGGTTCAAGAAGTTTATAGCAAGGCGCAGCCACTTTCGCAGTGTCGCAATTGGCTGGCGAAGCATTTGCCGCAAGCACTGACCATTGAAGTGACTAGCTCTGGCACGGCGGCTCAATTGGCGAAAGACAAACCGGGTGCCGCAGCGATCGCCAGCGTGCAGGCAGCGGTGCATCACGGATTGAATGTGTTAGCGGAGAATATCGAAGATCTATCGGGAAATGTGACGCGGTTTGCCGTCATCGGCCAGCATCCGGGGCCAAAGACCGGTAGCGACAAGACGGCGATGATGTTTGAAGTGCCGCATCAGCCAGGTTCGCTGGCCGATGCGCTGAATATCTTCAAACGCGCCCGTCTCAATTTGACTTGGATCGAGTCGTTTCCGATCGCACGGCCTGAGGGCGGGTACTTCTTTTTTGTTGAGTTGGAAGGCTATCACGGCGACCGGCGCGTGCTAAAGGCGATTGCGAAGCTGTCACAGCGGGCAGTGCGGCTGACGGTGCTTGGGTCATATGCAAAGGCGGCTCCAGCGGAGTAGAGCCGACGACGATTTTCTCGCGCAGAGACACAAAGGTGCAGAGATTTTGAAGATTTCCGGTTTCTTCGCGCCTTCGCGCCTTTGCGAGGGGCCTCTATCATTCTCTTCTCCGCGACTCAGCGTTTCTGCAGTTTAAGTGGACAAATTGAAGCAGCCATGCGAACGAAGTTTATTGCTGGAAATTGGAAGATGAACCTCGACCGGGCTGGCGCGGTGGCGCTGGCCAAAGGGATCGTCGCGCGTACCGGTGAGTTTCCCGATGTCGAAATGGCCGTTTGTCCGTCGTTCGTATACTTGGAGGCGGTGCAAAAAGTGGTTGCCGGAACGCCGGTCGGACTGGGTGGGCAGAACATTTATCCAGAAGAAAAAGGAGCATTCACGGGTGAAATTAGCGCTGCCATGTTGCTTGATAGCGGATGTCAGTACGTCATTCTCGGCCATAGCGAGCGGCGAGATTTGCTGGGAGAAACGAATTCCGATGTCAACCGCAAGCTGCTTGCTGCGTTAGCGGCCGGGCTAAAGCCGATTGTGTGCGTGGGCGAACACTTGGAAGAACGGGAAGCAAGCCAAACCTCGATCGTTATCCGCGATCAATTCGAAGGCTCTTTTACCAATGTTTCTGCCGATCAAATGGCCAGATGTGTCGTTGCCTACGAGCCGGTTTGGGCCATTGGAACGGGAAAAGTCGCCACTCCCGGCGAGGCCGAAGCAGTGCATGCCGACCTTCGCAAATTAATCGAAGTTCGTTACAATGCAGAAGTTGCATCAATGGTTCGAATTCAATATGGCGGCAGTGTTAAGCCGTCGAACGCTGCCGAATTGATGTCCCAGCCCAACATCGATGGGGCACTGGTCGGCGGTGCGAGCCTGGTGGCAAGCGATTTTCTGGGCATCGTCGCTAGCTGCGCAAGACAGCCTCGCGAAGCATCTACTTAGGGAGTAATCCATCGTTATGAACGTCCTTCTTGGCATTTTGATGGTCCTGACGGCAGTATTCCTTGTTTTACTCGTGCTTGTACAGCGCGGTCGCGGCGGCGGCTTGGCTGGGGCACTCGGCGGCATGGGAGGGCAAAGCGCATTCGGCACGAAAGCCGGCGATTTGTTTACGCGAGTCACCATTTGGACAGCTGCTTTTTGGATTTTTTTGTTGATTTTGTCGGTGAAAGTGATGAGCGGCGGCGGCAGCAAAGTAGCAACCGGCGGCAGCTCAGCGACTACATCACCGAGCAATTCAGAGTCGGGCTTGGAGACGAAACCAGGCGACAAGTCGTCGCTCTCAAAGGAGTCTGCCGGCAGTGGCGCAGCGGCATCACCAGCCAACGATAGCGGCTCTGCCGCGCCAGCAAAAACCGCTGACGACGTCCCTGCGACTGGCGGCACAAGACCTGACGGAGAAGCAACATCGACAACGGACAAGAAATAGCTGGACATTCAATGGTAGATTCGATCATTTCTATCTCATCCCGGCCCGTTTTAATGACGCCGACTTGATTTGCTTTGCTCGATCGCGCTCGGTTAGTTTACTCGCAGGAGAGTGTTCTTTGCTCTTGAGCATGACCGGTTTTGGAGAAGCCCATCAGCAGGCCGACGGTTTGGCGGTGGCAATCGAGGTGCGCACTATCAACAATCGGTACTTCAAGTTTTCGATGCGCTCGGGCGAAGGCTACGCGGCTTTGGAATCGCAGGTCGAGTCGCTGATTCGAGAGCAGATTAAACGCGGCACCGTACAAGTGAATCTGCGGGTCGATCGAGAGACGGCGGAGGAGGATTACTCGGTCAACGCCGCCGTAGTGCAAGGCTACCGCAAGCAACTTCAAGCGTTGCAGGCGAACTGGGGGGAAAAACGAGAAATTCCCGTCGAAAGCCTGTTGCCGCTGCCCGGCGTGGTGAACGAACGGCATTCGGATCCCAGCATGGCCGCGGCCGATTGGCCGGCGATTCAGCAGACGCTGAAGACAGCGCTAGCGAATCTCGACAACATGCGACGGCAAGAAGGCCGGGCGATGGCCGACGATTTGGCGACGAATTGTCGAACCATTGGTGAAGCCGTCAAGAAAATTGCCGGTCGAGCGCCACTCGTGTTGGAAGTCTACCGATCGCGGCTCGCTGAACGAGTTCGTAAAGCGCTGGACGAGCATGAATTGGAACTCAATCCCTCCGATGTTGTGCGAGAAGTCGCGATCTACGCCGAGCGCAGCGACATCTCCGAAGAAATCGTGCGGCTCGACAGCCATTTGCAACAGTTCGATAAGATCATGAAGTCGGAAGACGGCGTCGGCCGCAAATTAGAGTTTCTGACTCAAGAAATGCACCGCGAAGTGAACACCATCGGCTCGAAAAGCAGCGAC harbors:
- a CDS encoding triose-phosphate isomerase; the encoded protein is MRTKFIAGNWKMNLDRAGAVALAKGIVARTGEFPDVEMAVCPSFVYLEAVQKVVAGTPVGLGGQNIYPEEKGAFTGEISAAMLLDSGCQYVILGHSERRDLLGETNSDVNRKLLAALAAGLKPIVCVGEHLEEREASQTSIVIRDQFEGSFTNVSADQMARCVVAYEPVWAIGTGKVATPGEAEAVHADLRKLIEVRYNAEVASMVRIQYGGSVKPSNAAELMSQPNIDGALVGGASLVASDFLGIVASCARQPREAST
- the dnaK gene encoding molecular chaperone DnaK translates to MAAGEKIIGIDLGTTNSVVAVMEGKEAKVIPNQEGNRLTPSVVAFTDKGDILVGELARRQAVTNPKKTVYSIKRFMGRRHNEVASEEKIVPYQVVGGAEEYVKVKVGDKDYTPPEISARILRKLKEAAEAYLGHKVNKAVITVPAYFNDAQRQATKDAGQIAGLEVARIINEPTAAALAYGLDKKKNEKIVVFDLGGGTFDVSVLDVADGVFQVVSTNGDTHLGGDDFDQVLINHVADEFKKENGIDLRNDPMALQRLQEACEKAKKELSSASSTDINLPFITADANGPKHLQVNITRSKFEQLVDHLIERCRKPVEQAMKDAKLTPSQIDEVVLVGGSTRIPKVVELVKKIFNKEPHKGVNPDEVVAVGAAIQGGVLAGEVQDVLLLDVTPLSLGIETEGGIFTKLVERNTTIPTERKQVFSTAADNQSAVTVSVFQGERPMARDNRLLGQFNLEGIPPAPRGMPQIEVKFDIDANGILNVSAKDLGTGKEAKVRIEQSSGLNETEIQKMQKDAELHAEEDKRKRDLAEQRNRGESMCFQLEKMMKEHADKLKETDKSALEAAIKKVRDAAKEDNADAIKSAIDQLEQASHAFSKTLYEATQAAGAAGAAAAGGAPNDGPQPKPAEEDAIDAEFEVKE
- the pheA gene encoding prephenate dehydratase, which encodes MAKSKPPERAARTGSRVVTLASLRAKIDRLDRELVSLMNQRAKLAHQIGKVKEANGQHAYDPAREEEVLTRVRENNRGPLSNYCLNGVFRELISGSRALEKTLRVAYLGPAYTYSHLAAIQRFGQSVEFVPVGTIAAVFEEVHRGHCNFGLVPVENSTDGRIADTLDMFTRLPVQICGEANLSIHHCLLATCTRSEVQEVYSKAQPLSQCRNWLAKHLPQALTIEVTSSGTAAQLAKDKPGAAAIASVQAAVHHGLNVLAENIEDLSGNVTRFAVIGQHPGPKTGSDKTAMMFEVPHQPGSLADALNIFKRARLNLTWIESFPIARPEGGYFFFVELEGYHGDRRVLKAIAKLSQRAVRLTVLGSYAKAAPAE
- the secG gene encoding preprotein translocase subunit SecG, with amino-acid sequence MNVLLGILMVLTAVFLVLLVLVQRGRGGGLAGALGGMGGQSAFGTKAGDLFTRVTIWTAAFWIFLLILSVKVMSGGGSKVATGGSSATTSPSNSESGLETKPGDKSSLSKESAGSGAAASPANDSGSAAPAKTADDVPATGGTRPDGEATSTTDKK
- a CDS encoding YicC family protein, coding for MTGFGEAHQQADGLAVAIEVRTINNRYFKFSMRSGEGYAALESQVESLIREQIKRGTVQVNLRVDRETAEEDYSVNAAVVQGYRKQLQALQANWGEKREIPVESLLPLPGVVNERHSDPSMAAADWPAIQQTLKTALANLDNMRRQEGRAMADDLATNCRTIGEAVKKIAGRAPLVLEVYRSRLAERVRKALDEHELELNPSDVVREVAIYAERSDISEEIVRLDSHLQQFDKIMKSEDGVGRKLEFLTQEMHREVNTIGSKSSDVDIAREVIEIKAAIERLREMIQNVE